The genomic stretch GGGATTTTTATAAGACCGGCTAGCTTCGCAGCACGAAAGCGCCTTTCACCAGCGATGATGATATACTCATCATCCTTAGCTTGAACCAGAATTGGTTGGAGTAAGCCATGTACCTTTAAGGAAGCAGCCAGCTCTTCCAAGCTCTCTTGGTCAAAACCTTTGCGCGGCTGTTCTGGATTCGGCTTAATCTTTTCTAGTCCAATTTCTCTGATAGAGCTTTCATCTTCCATGGGCTCTGCGCCTATTAATGCTTCTAAGCCACGTCCTAAAGCCTTTTTAGACACGTTCTAATACCTCCTCAGCCAAATCTCTGTAAACCTCGGCTCCTCGGGATCGTGAATCATAAAGAACAATAGGTTTTCCATGACTAGGCGCTTCTCCTAAACGGACATTCCTAGGAACAATAGTCGAAAAAACTTTCTGTTTAAAATACTTCTTTACTTCATCAACGACCTGAATACCAAGATTTGTACGTGCGTCAAACATAGTAAGTAATGCACCTAAAATGTTCAGATTCGGATTGAGGTTGCGCTTCACTCGGTGGATCGTATCCATAAGCAAAGTTAAGCCTTCAAGGGCATAATACTCGCATTGAACTGGAATAAGTACATCTGTAGATGCGGTCAAGGCATTTAGGGTAAGAAGTCCTAAGGAAGGAGGACAGTCAATAATAATAAAATCATATTCATCTTTTACTTTTGCTAAAGCAGA from Desulfitobacterium dichloroeliminans LMG P-21439 encodes the following:
- a CDS encoding ParA family protein, with amino-acid sequence MARIIAIANQKGGVAKTTTAVNLSACLVEHGKRVLLLDLDPQGNASSGCGINKNKLEKSIYDVLINEVPLEKIIMKTEIPGLLIAPARIELAGAEIELVGLEKREGKLVSALAKVKDEYDFIIIDCPPSLGLLTLNALTASTDVLIPVQCEYYALEGLTLLMDTIHRVKRNLNPNLNILGALLTMFDARTNLGIQVVDEVKKYFKQKVFSTIVPRNVRLGEAPSHGKPIVLYDSRSRGAEVYRDLAEEVLERV